A part of Ignavibacteriales bacterium genomic DNA contains:
- a CDS encoding GDP-L-fucose synthase, translating into MTFDNSYKTKKIYIAGHRGMVGSAVMRNLTQNKYENILVKTSAELDLKKQNEVQKFFQNENPQVVIIAAAKVGGIHANNTFRAEFLYDNLIIEANLIHSAYQNKVEKLIFLGSSCIYPKLAPQPLKEESLLSGYLEITNEPYAIAKIAGIKLCESYYKQYGCNFFSAMPTNLYGPNDNFDLQTSHVLPALIRKFHEAKSNASKTVMMWGSGKPKREFLYVEDLAEAITFLLENINAKDLYENEISQINVGTGEDLTISDLADLIAEVVGFNGKIVHDSSKPDGTPRKLMDVSRINKLGWKAKTKLKDGITQTYKWYLKNIIK; encoded by the coding sequence ATGACTTTTGATAATTCATATAAAACGAAGAAAATTTATATCGCCGGACATCGCGGAATGGTTGGTTCTGCAGTGATGCGTAATCTGACTCAAAACAAGTACGAGAATATTTTAGTGAAAACTTCTGCTGAACTTGATTTGAAAAAACAGAATGAGGTTCAAAAATTTTTTCAAAATGAAAATCCACAAGTTGTAATTATCGCTGCTGCAAAGGTTGGTGGGATTCATGCAAACAATACTTTTCGTGCTGAGTTTTTGTACGATAATCTGATCATAGAAGCAAATCTTATTCATTCTGCTTATCAAAATAAAGTAGAGAAATTAATTTTTCTTGGAAGTTCTTGCATTTATCCAAAACTTGCGCCCCAGCCTTTGAAGGAAGAATCGCTGCTTTCAGGTTATCTTGAAATTACAAATGAACCTTATGCAATTGCAAAAATTGCGGGGATAAAACTCTGCGAAAGTTATTACAAGCAGTACGGCTGTAATTTTTTCTCAGCAATGCCGACAAATCTTTACGGACCTAATGATAATTTTGATCTTCAAACATCGCATGTGCTGCCGGCGTTAATCAGAAAATTTCACGAAGCAAAATCAAATGCAAGTAAAACAGTTATGATGTGGGGATCGGGAAAACCAAAGAGAGAATTTCTTTACGTTGAAGATCTTGCAGAGGCGATTACTTTTCTTTTAGAAAATATCAATGCAAAAGATTTATACGAAAATGAAATCTCACAAATAAATGTTGGTACCGGTGAAGACTTAACTATTTCAGATCTTGCTGATTTAATTGCAGAAGTTGTTGGCTTTAATGGTAAAATAGTTCATGATTCATCAAAGCCCGATGGAACACCGCGTAAACTTATGGATGTTTCAAGAATAAATAAACTTGGATGGAAAGCCAAAACAAAATTAAAAGATGGGATCACTCAGACGTACAAATGGTATTTAAAAAATATCATTAAGTAA